Proteins from one Brevibacillus humidisoli genomic window:
- a CDS encoding GerAB/ArcD/ProY family transporter — MNPNQGNLTILHIAMLIITAVGLINHVIIIPVLLNVAGRDAWVSVLLIVIPYLLWIGLLLSIVKRTKQKPIIRWLQDHYGRMVARIASVMFAGQFLLLALVTLKDLADWTHASYLPKTPVLLISLVFWLLCILAAMTGIRSLAIVNGILLPFVVLLGFFVASSNLPNKDYSLLFPVFENGIVPVMNGMLYAGAGLFEIVILLNLQHRSKSPIRFRSIALTALFLLYMTFGPITGAIAEFGPTEAARQRYPAFEEWRLVTIGHYVEHVDFLVIYQWMSGAFVRISLYLFLVLEILAVRPTRTKGSWILLLSLTALMLFAMYGVGSDIQFLRLLNEGILPFSFAYYITISLVLFALVRLRTSRKGDVK; from the coding sequence ATGAATCCCAATCAGGGTAATCTCACCATCCTGCACATTGCTATGTTGATCATCACGGCTGTTGGACTGATCAACCATGTGATCATCATTCCCGTTCTGTTGAACGTGGCCGGAAGAGATGCGTGGGTATCTGTCTTGCTCATCGTCATCCCATACCTCCTTTGGATCGGACTGCTTTTGTCAATCGTCAAGAGGACCAAACAGAAGCCGATTATCAGATGGCTCCAGGATCACTATGGCAGAATGGTTGCTCGTATCGCATCTGTCATGTTTGCAGGCCAGTTTTTGCTGCTGGCTCTGGTCACCCTGAAGGACTTGGCCGATTGGACCCATGCCTCCTATCTGCCCAAAACCCCTGTTCTGCTGATCAGCCTCGTCTTTTGGCTGTTGTGCATCCTTGCTGCGATGACAGGTATTCGCTCACTGGCTATTGTAAACGGTATATTGCTTCCATTCGTGGTCTTGTTAGGGTTCTTTGTTGCGAGCTCCAATCTGCCCAACAAAGATTACAGCCTGCTTTTTCCTGTGTTTGAAAACGGTATCGTTCCGGTAATGAACGGTATGCTCTACGCTGGAGCGGGGTTGTTTGAGATCGTGATCCTGCTCAACCTGCAACATCGATCGAAATCGCCTATACGCTTTCGGTCCATTGCACTGACGGCTCTGTTTCTGCTCTACATGACGTTTGGTCCCATAACGGGTGCCATTGCCGAGTTTGGACCCACGGAAGCTGCCCGACAGCGATACCCGGCATTCGAAGAGTGGCGCCTGGTGACGATTGGCCACTACGTGGAGCATGTCGATTTCCTCGTGATCTATCAGTGGATGTCCGGAGCATTTGTCCGCATCTCGCTCTATCTGTTCCTAGTTCTCGAGATACTGGCGGTGCGTCCCACGCGGACGAAAGGGAGCTGGATCCTGCTCCTGTCACTGACCGCTCTTATGCTGTTTGCGATGTATGGAGTAGGTAGTGATATTCAGTTTTTACGGTTGTTGAATGAAGGAATACTACCCTTTTCCTTTGCCTATTACATTACGATTTCCCTGGTTCTCTTTGCCCTGGTTAGACTCCGAACATCAAGAAAGGGCGATGTTAAATGA
- a CDS encoding molybdopterin oxidoreductase family protein has product MNRDFTNRPSGVFPSVCSLDCPDQCGLLIHKEAGNIVKIEGDPAHPVTQGKICNKVRQMAHRLYDPKRLQYPLKRIGRKGEGRFKQITWQEAIDTIATTWKRLIDEAGAESILPYSFYGNMGLISAEGMGRRFFHRLGASRLMYTICSSAGTEGYRYTMGGSFGIDPEDSVQAKLIIMWGINAASTNMHQVMLAEKARKNGAQIIVIDAHRNQTGRWSDWFIPIVPGTDAALALGIMHILFAEQMVDEVFLREYTVGAEELREHVRQYDPEAVSAITHVPVEDIYRLARLYGTTSPSFIRIGNGPQHHDNGGMFVRTISCLPALTGQWLKQGGGAIKGNSGYLAHNAAALQRPDLLEKQTRQINMNLIGSALLELDPPIRSLYVYNSNPALVAPEANKVRRGLAREDLFTVVHELFLTETALYADLVLPATSSLENTDLYRSYWHHYVQLQQPVIEPFGQSKSNTEVFRLLAKALGYEEQALQDSDEELIRQALDYPANPALESITFEALQEKKFMKGRVKPLFPGRLRTPSGKIELYSKKMADKGYPPLPTYVPLPTDGESELPFQFLPAPNHNFLNSTFAHNEKHVSMEKTPTLYMNEVDAAPLGIVSGDKVKVWNQRGQCEFTAAVGTDVLPGVVVCQGLRSDAETNGQPVNTLTPDRIADMGGGAVFFSGRVQVEKCG; this is encoded by the coding sequence ATGAACCGGGATTTTACCAATCGTCCGTCCGGAGTCTTTCCGTCTGTCTGTTCACTGGACTGCCCCGACCAGTGCGGACTGCTTATCCATAAAGAAGCGGGCAACATTGTCAAAATTGAAGGGGACCCTGCTCATCCTGTCACACAGGGGAAGATTTGCAACAAAGTCCGCCAGATGGCGCACCGCCTCTATGATCCAAAGCGACTCCAGTATCCGTTGAAGCGGATCGGCAGGAAAGGCGAAGGCCGCTTCAAGCAGATCACCTGGCAAGAAGCAATCGATACGATAGCAACCACCTGGAAACGATTGATCGATGAGGCGGGAGCGGAGTCGATCCTTCCCTACAGCTTTTATGGCAACATGGGGTTGATTAGTGCTGAAGGGATGGGACGTCGTTTTTTCCATCGGCTTGGCGCAAGCCGGCTGATGTATACGATTTGTTCGTCTGCCGGAACAGAAGGCTACAGGTATACGATGGGCGGCAGCTTTGGGATCGATCCGGAAGATAGCGTGCAGGCAAAGCTGATTATCATGTGGGGCATCAACGCGGCGAGTACCAATATGCATCAGGTCATGCTGGCAGAGAAAGCGCGGAAGAACGGTGCACAAATCATCGTAATCGACGCCCACCGGAATCAAACTGGCCGCTGGTCGGATTGGTTCATTCCGATCGTCCCGGGGACGGATGCGGCGCTGGCGCTAGGGATCATGCATATCTTATTTGCCGAGCAGATGGTGGATGAAGTATTCCTGCGGGAGTATACGGTCGGGGCGGAGGAACTGCGCGAACATGTCCGGCAGTACGACCCTGAGGCGGTTTCTGCGATCACGCACGTACCGGTAGAAGATATCTACCGCCTTGCACGGTTGTATGGAACGACAAGCCCATCGTTTATCCGGATCGGCAACGGACCGCAGCATCACGATAACGGCGGTATGTTCGTGCGGACGATCTCCTGTCTACCGGCGCTGACCGGCCAGTGGCTGAAGCAGGGAGGTGGCGCAATCAAAGGAAACAGCGGATATTTGGCCCATAATGCCGCTGCGCTTCAACGCCCGGACCTGCTTGAGAAGCAAACCAGGCAGATTAATATGAACCTCATCGGCAGCGCCCTGCTTGAGCTAGACCCGCCGATTCGCTCGCTATATGTATACAACTCCAATCCAGCACTCGTCGCACCAGAAGCCAACAAGGTACGGCGGGGGCTGGCGCGGGAGGATCTCTTTACGGTCGTGCACGAGTTGTTCTTGACCGAAACAGCCTTGTACGCCGATCTTGTGCTGCCGGCAACATCATCGTTAGAAAATACGGACTTGTACCGTTCCTATTGGCATCATTATGTGCAGCTTCAACAGCCCGTTATCGAGCCTTTTGGGCAAAGCAAGTCGAATACGGAAGTGTTCCGCCTGCTTGCTAAAGCATTGGGATACGAAGAGCAAGCGCTGCAGGATAGCGACGAGGAACTGATCCGGCAGGCGCTCGACTATCCGGCCAATCCGGCACTTGAAAGCATCACTTTTGAAGCTCTACAGGAGAAAAAATTTATGAAAGGGAGAGTAAAGCCTCTATTTCCAGGTCGGCTGCGTACACCAAGCGGGAAGATTGAGCTTTACTCCAAAAAGATGGCGGACAAAGGCTATCCACCATTGCCCACCTATGTGCCGCTTCCGACAGACGGGGAGAGCGAATTGCCGTTTCAGTTTCTTCCGGCACCCAACCATAACTTCCTGAACTCGACGTTTGCCCACAACGAAAAGCATGTGAGCATGGAGAAAACACCAACGCTGTACATGAACGAAGTGGATGCGGCTCCTCTTGGTATTGTAAGCGGAGACAAGGTAAAAGTTTGGAATCAACGGGGCCAGTGTGAGTTTACGGCCGCAGTGGGGACAGACGTTCTCCCAGGCGTCGTCGTGTGCCAAGGTTTGCGGTCAGACGCGGAGACCAACGGTCAACCGGTCAACACCTTGACACCCGACCGGATTGCGGACATGGGTGGCGGAGCCGTGTTTTTCTCCGGGCGGGTACAAGTGGAGAAGTGCGGATGA
- a CDS encoding substrate-binding domain-containing protein translates to MLQPLRERLDDRRSGHRIGSLSHVCVHDLVHESLILTEQGCTYRAFLLRTLSENRIPFQITFEFGSLDAIKQCVMHGWGIALLPRFAVEAESANGSVIAIPFHHPTSDFATQVIYLQNKWLPKAFRLLLQWVSAPSLSQRMDQR, encoded by the coding sequence ATGCTGCAACCGCTCCGCGAGCGACTTGACGACCGGCGCAGCGGACATCGCATCGGCTCCCTGTCTCATGTCTGCGTACATGATCTGGTACATGAATCGCTGATTCTAACGGAACAAGGTTGCACCTACCGAGCGTTTCTGTTGAGAACGCTGAGCGAAAACAGGATTCCTTTTCAGATCACGTTTGAATTCGGGAGCCTCGACGCAATCAAACAATGCGTGATGCATGGCTGGGGAATCGCTCTGCTGCCGCGGTTTGCCGTGGAGGCAGAATCAGCAAATGGCAGCGTGATAGCGATTCCTTTTCACCATCCCACATCAGACTTTGCTACTCAGGTCATTTATTTACAAAACAAATGGCTGCCGAAAGCGTTTCGATTGCTTTTACAATGGGTCTCCGCCCCATCACTGAGTCAAAGAATGGATCAACGATGA
- a CDS encoding ATP-binding cassette domain-containing protein → MGLNYITLGQPLSTLSGGECQRIKLASELHKKGSIYVMDEPTTGLHMSDIGHLLGIMNRLVDAGNTVIVIEHNLDVISQADWIIDMGPDGGSKGGQVVFEGIPPQIIHAEQSITGRYLL, encoded by the coding sequence GTGGGGCTGAACTATATTACACTCGGCCAGCCGCTCAGCACGCTCTCGGGCGGGGAATGCCAACGCATCAAGTTGGCAAGCGAGCTGCACAAGAAGGGCAGCATCTACGTGATGGACGAGCCAACGACCGGCCTGCACATGTCAGATATCGGTCATCTACTGGGGATCATGAACCGCCTCGTGGATGCCGGCAATACGGTGATCGTCATCGAGCACAACCTCGATGTGATCAGCCAAGCGGATTGGATCATCGATATGGGACCCGATGGAGGCAGCAAGGGTGGCCAGGTGGTGTTCGAGGGTATACCTCCGCAGATCATCCATGCGGAGCAGTCGATCACAGGAAGATACTTGTTGTAA
- a CDS encoding MFS transporter: MSAEQRKKMIILMINMFIAIGSFGIIIPILPAYLESINQGGTAAGLMIAIFAGSQFIFSPIAGKWADQYGRRKMIIYGLAGLTLSMFVFYAFDSIWWLYASRVIGGIGAALLIPAIFAYIADITTLDQRAKGNSWVSAAMSLGIVIGPGIGGFLADFGLKTPFLISAVVSLLAVVFSVAVLKESGNKQTSTDMYAQDDESMAKKLVRSVKMPFFVPLIITLVMSFGLMAYESVLGLFVDQQFGASPQEIAFMVTATGIVSVIVQLFIVDRLVRRYGEGAVLNIFLGVAAIGFLLSLFASSYTLFFGITLLIFLATSILRPVLNTLISKMAGDEQGFAMGMNNAYMSIGNVLGPTFAGALYDIEITYPFVLGLVLLVVTLVTTLVWQKRYLKQDAGSRGRIDRRHA, translated from the coding sequence ATGTCAGCAGAACAACGAAAAAAGATGATCATCTTGATGATCAATATGTTTATTGCAATTGGTAGCTTTGGGATCATTATCCCGATCTTACCGGCATATTTGGAGTCAATCAATCAGGGAGGGACTGCTGCAGGCTTGATGATCGCCATTTTTGCAGGCTCTCAGTTCATCTTTTCTCCGATTGCCGGCAAATGGGCGGATCAATATGGCCGGAGAAAGATGATCATATACGGACTTGCCGGCTTAACGCTTTCCATGTTCGTTTTTTATGCTTTTGATTCCATTTGGTGGCTCTATGCCTCACGTGTCATCGGAGGGATTGGAGCAGCTCTCTTGATTCCGGCTATATTTGCCTATATTGCTGATATTACTACGTTGGATCAGCGGGCAAAAGGCAATAGCTGGGTATCCGCCGCTATGTCTCTTGGGATCGTCATAGGGCCCGGTATTGGAGGATTTTTGGCTGACTTTGGATTGAAAACGCCATTTTTGATCTCCGCCGTCGTATCGCTTCTTGCGGTTGTATTTTCTGTTGCCGTGCTTAAAGAGAGTGGAAATAAGCAGACTTCAACAGACATGTATGCGCAAGATGATGAATCAATGGCCAAGAAATTGGTTCGGTCTGTGAAGATGCCGTTCTTCGTTCCGCTCATTATTACACTCGTAATGAGCTTTGGTTTGATGGCGTATGAATCTGTCCTGGGTCTGTTCGTCGATCAACAATTCGGTGCCAGCCCTCAGGAAATTGCCTTTATGGTTACGGCAACTGGCATCGTTAGTGTGATTGTGCAGCTCTTTATTGTGGACCGCTTGGTTCGTCGTTATGGAGAAGGAGCCGTTCTGAACATCTTTTTAGGTGTAGCAGCGATTGGTTTCCTCCTGTCGTTGTTTGCTTCCAGTTACACATTGTTCTTTGGTATTACCTTATTAATATTTCTGGCGACCTCGATACTTCGTCCTGTATTAAATACGCTTATCTCCAAGATGGCTGGAGACGAACAAGGGTTTGCCATGGGGATGAATAATGCTTATATGAGTATCGGAAACGTATTAGGCCCCACATTTGCTGGTGCGTTATATGACATTGAGATCACGTATCCTTTCGTTTTAGGGCTTGTCCTTTTGGTAGTAACGTTGGTAACCACCCTGGTTTGGCAGAAACGTTACCTAAAGCAAGACGCCGGGTCGAGAGGACGCATAGACCGACGTCATGCATAG
- a CDS encoding ABC transporter substrate-binding protein: MKRLSIMLCIVLMFAMSACSSSNTNGQATPEPKTETDKNEPSGEKKVIKMLHWKQDNINKVIESINKQFEEKYPEYKVEYTTTAPDEEYKQAMRSRITAGDLDIFPDLSGMRLSPKDWTPGAKVPDWQQWIDAGLIADLSNEAFVKNWNANDIAQAGTYKGKVYAIPAGKVAMSGLFYNKEIFAKYNLQVPKTWTEFVNVSETLKKNGVIPIAMAGKDIWPLKLPVFSLQAQILAGGDQSKWIEGVWKGTAKFNDPDAVEVLEKMKTIQDNYTIDGFMGISYNTLPSYFASGKVAMMPNGVWEAPTVAAANPNLKFGYFPLPGTEDPAKNNFLVGKYDMTWYVAEKGPNKEGALKWLVFFSQPEIYQQFVQAAGFLPTMDNVKTNSAFLDNEVMPYMDRFQLAYEILMINRENVGEHLAAEGVHTEFLAPGGPFRSAKELADVQQKEWEAAAPEK; the protein is encoded by the coding sequence ATGAAAAGGCTTTCCATTATGTTGTGCATTGTGCTGATGTTTGCGATGTCTGCTTGCTCCAGCAGCAACACGAACGGCCAAGCGACACCGGAACCGAAAACGGAAACGGATAAGAATGAACCGTCCGGTGAGAAAAAAGTGATCAAGATGCTCCACTGGAAACAGGACAACATCAACAAGGTTATCGAGTCCATCAACAAGCAGTTCGAGGAAAAATATCCGGAGTATAAAGTGGAGTATACGACGACAGCGCCGGATGAGGAATACAAGCAGGCGATGCGGTCAAGGATTACCGCTGGCGATCTGGATATCTTTCCCGATCTGTCGGGTATGAGACTGTCACCGAAAGACTGGACGCCAGGCGCCAAGGTACCGGATTGGCAGCAATGGATTGATGCCGGGCTGATCGCCGACCTTTCTAATGAGGCATTCGTCAAAAACTGGAATGCCAACGATATCGCACAGGCAGGTACATATAAGGGCAAAGTGTATGCAATTCCCGCGGGCAAGGTAGCCATGTCTGGACTGTTCTACAACAAGGAAATTTTCGCAAAGTATAACCTCCAGGTACCCAAAACATGGACAGAGTTCGTCAACGTCTCCGAAACGCTCAAGAAGAATGGCGTTATCCCGATTGCCATGGCGGGCAAAGATATTTGGCCGCTTAAGCTCCCCGTATTCAGTTTGCAGGCGCAAATCCTGGCGGGCGGGGATCAAAGCAAGTGGATTGAAGGCGTCTGGAAAGGCACGGCGAAATTTAATGACCCGGACGCGGTAGAGGTTCTGGAAAAAATGAAAACCATCCAGGACAACTATACCATCGACGGCTTTATGGGAATCAGCTACAACACACTCCCTTCCTACTTCGCCTCCGGAAAGGTAGCCATGATGCCAAACGGCGTCTGGGAAGCCCCTACTGTGGCTGCTGCGAATCCCAACCTGAAGTTCGGCTACTTCCCGCTGCCAGGCACCGAAGATCCTGCTAAAAACAACTTCCTGGTTGGAAAGTACGACATGACCTGGTATGTGGCAGAGAAAGGGCCGAACAAAGAGGGAGCGCTCAAGTGGCTCGTCTTCTTCTCGCAGCCGGAGATTTATCAGCAATTCGTGCAAGCTGCAGGGTTCCTGCCGACGATGGATAACGTAAAAACGAACAGCGCCTTCCTAGACAACGAAGTGATGCCCTATATGGATCGATTCCAGTTGGCGTATGAGATTCTCATGATCAATCGCGAAAATGTCGGCGAGCATCTGGCGGCAGAAGGTGTGCATACCGAATTCCTTGCGCCAGGAGGTCCATTCCGATCGGCAAAAGAACTTGCGGATGTGCAGCAGAAGGAATGGGAAGCGGCAGCCCCCGAGAAGTAG
- a CDS encoding carbohydrate ABC transporter permease, with translation MYPFGQGPARYLPYLLLLLPLAQYVIFYAGPSLFTVIYSFTDITNVPGKDYHFVGLDNYRDLFFSGNASERWDSIGRTLYFTLVVTVVQNGVALLVAVLINKRLRGDTFFRAVFFLPVVLGVAVVSLIWTMMFDPVGGPVNQIYQLFGYSDTFFGSFEHAFEYIIFVQIWMYMGYSMLIFLAGLQSVPKELYEAGYIDGTTSWKAFRHITFPMIAPAFTVNMLLSIIGAMQTFDIIVATTDGGFNTRTMAYDVYKETFRGSLEMGLPSALSVIQFLFILVFVVLAVHFLRKREVEH, from the coding sequence TTGTATCCTTTTGGCCAAGGACCTGCTCGATATTTGCCCTATTTGCTGCTGCTGCTTCCCCTTGCGCAATACGTCATATTTTATGCTGGGCCATCGCTCTTTACAGTCATTTATTCGTTTACCGATATAACCAATGTTCCCGGCAAGGATTACCATTTCGTCGGCTTGGACAACTATCGGGACTTGTTTTTCTCTGGCAATGCGAGCGAGCGGTGGGACTCGATTGGCCGGACGCTCTATTTTACGCTGGTTGTAACCGTCGTGCAAAACGGGGTGGCGCTGCTCGTTGCCGTCTTGATCAACAAAAGGCTGAGGGGCGATACATTTTTCCGCGCGGTTTTTTTCCTTCCGGTGGTCCTTGGGGTAGCGGTCGTCTCTCTGATTTGGACCATGATGTTTGATCCGGTAGGCGGTCCTGTCAATCAAATCTATCAGCTATTCGGATATTCCGATACCTTTTTTGGCAGCTTCGAGCATGCGTTTGAATATATCATCTTCGTCCAGATCTGGATGTATATGGGCTATTCCATGCTGATCTTTCTTGCTGGCCTCCAATCGGTACCCAAGGAACTGTATGAGGCCGGGTATATTGATGGGACGACAAGTTGGAAAGCCTTTCGCCATATCACCTTTCCGATGATTGCCCCAGCGTTTACGGTCAATATGCTGCTGTCCATCATCGGCGCGATGCAAACCTTCGATATCATTGTGGCGACGACAGATGGAGGATTCAATACAAGGACCATGGCCTACGATGTATACAAAGAAACGTTCCGCGGGTCTTTGGAAATGGGGCTGCCATCAGCGCTTTCGGTTATCCAGTTTTTGTTTATTCTCGTTTTTGTGGTGCTCGCCGTACATTTCCTGCGCAAGAGAGAGGTGGAACATTGA
- a CDS encoding carbohydrate ABC transporter permease, with protein sequence MQDSKISQFLSYTLILLLVVVYVLPLLIVFNVSFKSFEEYLLNPMGIVTDIQLSNYVEAWNQGKFSRYFWNSILYTSASTIITVIISLLAAFPVARGYVKWAGFLYLFFIMAQFLPNPLVAQFKLMLSLKEHMPLIGYDSKLGYILLKATGTGVVFMMFVGHIKSISRELDEAASIDGCGYVRYLFQILFPLMKPVIATGVILTAIGTWNDFVGPLLYLTSPENFPITTGLKEFRGQYGNNWPLLACGISIVAAPLIGLYVLIQRYIISGAMAGAVKS encoded by the coding sequence ATGCAGGATTCTAAAATATCCCAATTCCTGTCCTACACATTGATTCTGCTTCTGGTCGTCGTGTACGTTCTTCCCTTGCTGATTGTGTTCAATGTCTCGTTCAAATCGTTTGAAGAGTATCTGCTCAACCCGATGGGCATCGTCACCGATATCCAGCTGTCCAACTACGTCGAGGCTTGGAATCAGGGGAAGTTTTCCCGCTATTTTTGGAACAGCATTCTGTATACCTCGGCATCCACGATCATTACGGTCATCATTTCGCTCTTAGCCGCTTTTCCGGTTGCACGAGGATACGTGAAGTGGGCGGGGTTTCTCTATCTCTTTTTCATCATGGCTCAATTCTTGCCCAATCCATTGGTGGCACAGTTTAAACTGATGCTAAGCCTCAAGGAGCATATGCCTCTGATCGGCTATGATTCAAAGCTGGGTTACATTCTGTTGAAAGCGACGGGAACGGGCGTCGTCTTCATGATGTTTGTCGGCCACATCAAATCGATCAGTCGGGAGTTGGACGAGGCGGCAAGTATCGACGGATGCGGCTATGTCCGGTACCTTTTCCAAATCCTGTTCCCGTTGATGAAGCCTGTCATCGCCACGGGTGTGATTCTGACCGCGATCGGGACATGGAATGATTTCGTCGGACCGCTGCTTTATCTGACCAGTCCTGAGAATTTCCCCATCACGACCGGCCTCAAGGAGTTCCGCGGTCAATACGGCAACAACTGGCCGCTTCTCGCTTGCGGCATCTCGATCGTGGCAGCGCCGCTCATCGGGCTGTATGTGCTCATCCAACGATATATTATCAGCGGAGCGATGGCCGGAGCCGTGAAGTCGTGA
- a CDS encoding LacI family DNA-binding transcriptional regulator yields the protein MKITIKEIAEMAGVSRATVSKILNDYEDVSESTRKKVMDIIEQTGYRPTYTAHTLATKKSNLIGVIYAGKINASFNHPFFIEVVNSFKKTIGGLGYDLLFFSNEKFTKGEEDYLARCRYYQVDGCILINGDDIQSSILELEQSEIPCIGVDLQLTGENSGYIMTDNHKASAKAVEHLYLLGHRDIAYISGTPSSTIGNIRKEGYIHSLQTYGIPQREEWITYGDFYEESGYRAMQQLLQGERVPTAVFAASDQMAFGAIRAIREKGLSIPQDIAIIGCDDLDACRYVDPPLTTVRQDKARIGKLAARLLEDLINGETKVRSLMVEPELIVRGSCGENSGEE from the coding sequence ATGAAGATCACAATCAAAGAAATCGCGGAAATGGCGGGCGTCTCACGCGCTACGGTCTCCAAGATCCTGAACGATTATGAAGATGTCAGCGAATCGACGCGAAAAAAAGTAATGGATATCATCGAACAGACCGGATATCGTCCTACCTATACGGCACATACTTTGGCCACCAAAAAATCGAACCTGATCGGGGTTATCTATGCAGGTAAGATCAATGCGAGCTTCAACCATCCGTTTTTTATTGAAGTGGTAAACTCGTTCAAAAAAACGATTGGCGGGTTAGGATATGACCTGCTCTTCTTTTCCAACGAGAAGTTTACCAAAGGCGAAGAAGATTATTTGGCCCGATGCCGCTATTATCAGGTCGATGGCTGTATCCTTATCAACGGGGATGATATCCAATCCTCCATTCTCGAATTGGAACAGAGCGAAATACCGTGTATCGGCGTCGATCTCCAGCTAACAGGGGAAAACTCAGGCTACATCATGACGGATAACCACAAAGCCTCGGCAAAAGCGGTCGAGCATCTGTATCTATTGGGGCACCGGGACATTGCCTATATCAGCGGGACGCCATCCTCCACAATCGGGAATATACGCAAGGAAGGATACATACATTCTCTCCAGACCTATGGCATCCCGCAACGTGAAGAGTGGATTACGTACGGTGATTTTTATGAGGAAAGCGGCTACAGGGCGATGCAGCAGCTTTTGCAAGGGGAGCGCGTGCCTACCGCTGTCTTTGCCGCTTCCGACCAGATGGCTTTTGGAGCGATCCGGGCGATCAGGGAGAAGGGGCTGAGCATCCCCCAGGACATTGCGATCATCGGCTGCGACGATTTGGATGCTTGCCGGTATGTCGATCCGCCGCTGACAACCGTGCGGCAGGATAAAGCGAGGATCGGCAAGCTGGCCGCCCGTCTGCTGGAAGATTTGATCAACGGCGAAACGAAAGTGCGCTCGCTGATGGTGGAACCGGAGCTGATCGTTCGAGGGTCATGCGGCGAGAACAGTGGAGAGGAGTGA
- a CDS encoding glycoside hydrolase family 1 protein — translation MEHSSWKKFPESFLWGSASAAYQIEGAWNEDGKGPSVWDLYSKIPGTTYKGTNGDVAVDHYHRYKEDVQLMAEMGLKAYRFSIAWSRIYPLGRGEVNEKGLQFYDNLIDELLEKGIEPIITIYHWDVPQALMDAYGAWESREIIEDFDRYCVTLYKRFGDRVKLWVTLNEQNIFIGLGYRAGIHPPGVRDVKRMHQANHIANLANARAIQTFRNHVPDGKIGPSFAYSPIYPLDCHPGNILASENAEELMNHWWMDVYAWGRYPRIMWSYLQEQGVAPDLEEGDLELLAAAKPDFMGVNYYQTTTVSHNPLDGIGEGAMNTTGRKGTSQDSGVPGIFRTNRNPYLETTNWDWTIDPVGLRVGLRRIANRYRLPVLVTENGLGEFDTLEPDDMVNDDYRIAYLQRHIEQIQGAISDGVEVLGYCTWSFTDLLSWLNGYQKRYGFVYVNRDEEGEKDLRRIRKKSFYWYRDVIRQNGLSRQSG, via the coding sequence ATGGAACATTCATCATGGAAGAAGTTTCCGGAATCATTCTTATGGGGGTCAGCGTCGGCTGCCTACCAGATTGAAGGGGCGTGGAACGAAGACGGAAAAGGTCCGTCCGTCTGGGATCTCTACAGCAAAATTCCAGGCACGACTTACAAGGGGACAAATGGCGATGTCGCCGTTGACCATTACCACCGATACAAGGAAGACGTCCAGCTGATGGCGGAGATGGGGTTAAAGGCGTATCGCTTTTCCATTGCCTGGAGCCGCATTTACCCGCTGGGACGCGGTGAGGTGAATGAGAAAGGGCTTCAGTTTTACGACAATCTCATCGATGAATTGCTCGAAAAAGGGATCGAACCGATCATCACCATCTACCATTGGGACGTCCCTCAAGCGTTGATGGATGCTTACGGGGCATGGGAATCCCGTGAGATCATCGAAGACTTCGACCGATACTGCGTCACCTTGTACAAGCGTTTTGGCGATCGGGTGAAGCTCTGGGTTACGTTAAATGAGCAGAATATCTTCATCGGCTTGGGCTATCGCGCAGGAATCCATCCTCCCGGGGTGAGGGATGTCAAGCGCATGCATCAAGCCAATCATATTGCCAACCTTGCCAACGCCAGGGCAATTCAAACGTTTCGCAACCATGTGCCAGACGGAAAGATTGGGCCAAGTTTCGCCTACAGCCCGATCTACCCGCTGGATTGTCATCCCGGCAATATCCTCGCCTCTGAAAACGCGGAGGAACTGATGAATCACTGGTGGATGGATGTATACGCATGGGGTAGATATCCCCGGATCATGTGGAGCTATCTGCAGGAACAAGGGGTGGCGCCTGATCTGGAGGAAGGAGACCTAGAGCTGCTTGCAGCCGCAAAACCTGATTTCATGGGGGTCAATTATTACCAGACCACGACCGTCAGCCATAATCCATTGGATGGAATCGGGGAAGGCGCGATGAATACGACAGGGAGGAAGGGGACCTCTCAGGATTCCGGTGTGCCGGGAATATTTCGGACCAACCGGAATCCTTACCTAGAGACAACCAACTGGGATTGGACGATCGACCCGGTTGGCCTGCGCGTCGGACTGCGCCGTATCGCCAACCGTTATCGATTGCCGGTGCTTGTCACGGAAAATGGTCTAGGGGAATTCGATACGCTCGAACCCGACGATATGGTGAACGATGATTATCGCATCGCATATCTGCAGCGCCATATCGAACAGATCCAGGGCGCCATCAGTGACGGTGTAGAGGTGCTCGGGTACTGCACCTGGTCTTTTACTGACCTCTTGAGCTGGCTGAACGGCTATCAGAAGCGGTATGGCTTCGTCTATGTCAATCGGGACGAAGAGGGAGAAAAGGATTTGCGTCGAATCAGGAAGAAAAGCTTCTACTGGTATCGAGACGTAATCAGGCAAAATGGCCTTTCCAGACAAAGCGGGTGA